The following proteins are encoded in a genomic region of Takifugu rubripes chromosome 9, fTakRub1.2, whole genome shotgun sequence:
- the sspn gene encoding sarcospan, whose translation MEEKKGSLDKESRSKKREESPEPEDGHKCRFCRFPLLVALLQLLLGVAVTVVAFLMLAISPSLMARETPHWAGITLCLVSILGFILYCITYVPDERTSAQFICKVLYFILCTIGLVVSVLVVAFAGHHYSQTSAFSCGPAGEDCVCTLSQEDPIARTFNYEGVGDCEVITGTFTLYFLVQIGLNLAQALVCAIGAFIMWKHRYQVFFAGLQIGSPSSKWQKV comes from the exons atggaggagaagaaggggtCTTTAGACAAGGAGAGCAGGagcaagaaaagagaagaaagccCAGAACCAGAGGACGGCCATAAGTGCAGGTTTTGTCGCTTCCCTCTGCTCGTCGCCTtgctccagctgctgttggGGGTGGCCGTCACGGTGGTGGCCTTCCTCATGTTGGCCATAAGCCCCTCACTCATGGCGAGAGAGACACCACACTGGGCTGGGATCACC CTGTGTTTAGTTTCCATCCTGGGCTTCATCCTGTACTGCATCACCTACGTCCCTGATGAGAGAACGTCAGCGCAGTTCATTTGTAAA GTTCTGTACTTTATCCTGTGTACCATCGGGTTGGTCGTTTCAGTGCTGGTCGTGGCGTTCGCTGGGCACCATTACTCCCAGACCAGTGCTTTCAGCTGTGGGCCGGCAGGAGAGGACTGTGTCTGCACACTCAGCCAAGAAGACCCGATAGCTCGCACCTTTAACTATGAGGGAGTCGGCGACTGCGAGGTGATAACTGGGACCTTCACTCTGTACTTCCTGGTCCAGATCGGGCTCAACCTGGCCCAAGCACTGGTCTGTGCCATCGGGGCCTTCATCATGTGGAAGCACCGGTACCAGGTCTTTTTTGCCGGCCTGCAGATCGGTTCTCCCTCCTCCAAGTGGCAGAAGGTTTAA